In Segatella copri, the DNA window TAACCTTTCAAGAAGTTATTTTCTTTTGCTAAATTATATTCAAATGGATATACAAACTTCAAATAATTATTGTAAGCATAAGACACGACTTGATACGAAAGTTGCCCAACAATGTCATTCATTTGCACAAATGGATATTTATCTATGATTTTGGCTATTGCATCATAGATATAATTGTAATAAGGAAACATAAAGAATCCCTTTCGCTCTTGCATATCTTTGCAAGTTGATTTTTGTGAATACTTTAATATTTCAAATTTTAAATCCATAGCAAATTACTTTTAATGTACTACAATTTGTCTTCGTCCCAAAAGGTTACTTTCAAGACTTAGACATGAATTCTTGTGCAAATATACTATAAAAACTAATACGTTAACCAACTTATCATTACTATTTAATAAAGTTTAAACAAAATGTCTGTATTCTTGTCGAAAATGCATCATTATTATTATGTTTTCGCCGTACATTAGCGTGACATGTTATGCTTTTTGCGATTATGGTAACAAAATTACGCTTGCGGTGGTCTCTATTTTGCAAAGTTATAATTTCGTCTTATAATCTTAGACTCATGCAGCAAATGATTTGCAATACTATCTTTGTACAATGCTAATTTATACATCTCATAACTATGACGAACAGAATCCTCATAAGCAGTAACACGATTTCTTACGTCGTTTATAACATTTTCATCTCGTTGCACATTGAAATGTTTCTCAATGTAGCGAATGTTCGGGTCATCAGCAGGAAGTACCATCTTCAATGCCCTATACTTCAAGTCTGCCTCCTCCCAATCTTGGTGCTCTCGCCATTGGGTGAGATTGCCCCAAATGGAAATGACAAGAGATAAGACCAAGCCACCAATAAAAAGAAGAACATTCTTTGAGGTTGGCTCGAAGCGATGGGTTACAACCTTCTTTTGAGGTGATTTGTTCAACACTTCAAGTTTGTCCTGCAATACCTTCGAGAAAACATCATTCTCTTGTCTCATCTGCTTGACTGCATCAACCAAGAACTTGCTTCGCTGCTCATTTTTGCCAAGTTCAACCTTAATAAGGTCTGCAAAAACGACAATGGCATCTCTTAATTTGGATATTTTACCTCTGACTTCCTCTTCCTTGGTAAACATCGCATTGATTGACTTATCCAACTTGGTTATGTCATTACTTGCAGGAACGGTTTCCGCTCCTGCGTTCTTTGTGGAGACAGAAAGTTCATCAACTTTCTGCTCCAATCTCTCAACTGTGCCGTAGATGGCTTCCAATAGTTCTTCTTTCATGTTCGATTCTAATTTTAAGTTTGTAACTTGCATCAAAGGCTGAAGCCCTTTCTGCGTTTTCTCTTTTTCTTCTTGGCGGATTCATCCTCTGGGAATGGCTCATAAGTTTGGGCATTAGACGGAGCGAACAAGCCGATGGAAGAAATACCACTCCAAGGGTCTTGGGTATGTTCTGCCGTTGGTTGAGTCTGTTCTACTTGGTGACAACTTGGTTGTCCTCCCTGCATAGATTCGACTCTTGGCGATACACGATTATACTCTGTGCCAAGTCTTGCATCCAACTTGACAAAGCTGTATTCTCGGCTAATCTGCGTACCCTTGAAGCTATATCCATCCTTGCAGAAACGGATGCCTTGAACCTTGGTTTGCTCCTTGTCCTTATAGACAAACTCCAAGAGAACACCTCGCTTTGCAAGCTCATTCTTGAACTTCTGCCAGCTACCTGCGGTTTTCAAGACATCCTTGACAACATTGTGAATCTCGTATTTGGCACGCTCAGCATTGCGTAACTTGCGAGTGCTAGTCTTGCTCTTGTCAGTTCCGTAGGTCAACCCATACTTGGATTTAAAAGCCTTGGTCACTTGCTCATTACGCCTGTAATCATTCCTGTCTGATATGAGCTTGCCCTCGTTATTGATGCGGTTATACACGATATGACAATGTGGATTGTCGGTGTTGTGATGCCTTACGATGATGAATTGAGTATCTTTTATCCCCATCATCTGCATGTATTCAAGGGCTATCTTAGCCATGAATTCATCCGTCAAACGTGGCTTGTCCTCGGGCTTGAAGCTCAAAGCTATGTGCCCCACAGTCTTCTTAATCCTTGGATTTAGCTGTCTTTGCAGCTCAAAACTTTGTACGATCTCGGCATTCGTGCCGAGTAACACTCCATCGGATGCAAGGATTTTCGCCTCGTCCTTGCCTGTCACGTAGCGGACGCAACCACCAAAGGATGCACCTTTCTTTAGCTTGCCTATCATGGTGTATCCTCCCTTCTGTTCATTCCGCTTGGATTAGGTTTGGAATTTCCTTGCCGATACTCGACAAGGACGGTTTTCAATCTCTTTAACAAGTCCACCACATACACATGGGTTTCCTGGAAACCTCTCTGATGCGACAGCTTGGTAAGTTGGTTGAGGTTGTTCGCCATGCCAATGAGGTTCTTGGCGATGGCTACCGTCTCTGCATTGTGTCCGCTGACCACCACGCCGTTCAAGGCGGACTCACGGATGTACTCCGCCAACTTGCGGTTGGCTTTTCTCGCCCTCAGTCTCAAAGCCTCGTAGCTTGGCTTAGAGAACTTCACCGTGACAGACTTCGACAGCTTGCGAACCCTGCCCGTAGGCGGTCTTCCACCCTTTTTACTGTTCTGTTTCTGTATGCTTGTCATTCGATATACTGTTTACAGTTGGTACACCCACTTTCTGCGACCATCGGGAGCAAAGTTCCTCCGCCCTCATGGTGGAGCGAGGCGTTTTGGGGTTCCCAAAACATAACCTCGCTACCTCTCAGAACACGTTAGTTGGAACTACAGCCTTTCGGCTATCCATGTCCAAGGTCGCAGACCTTAATTCTCACAATTTGCGCCAAGCCTCGAAGTCCTCTTCATAAAGGCTTAGGTGGTGGCGCACGATGTTCTCGATGATGCCCGATACGCTCATGCGCCTTCCTCCGAGGATGCGGACGACACGATCAAGACGGTCTCGTACATCGGAACTGACGAAGACTGGCTTGCGGTCGTCAATCCTTGGAACTTGGAGGAAGGTCTGCTGATACTCCTCTAATGTCGCCTTGCGCTGCTTGCCGCTGATGCGCTTCTGCGGATTCGGTGGCGATTGAGCCTCGTTCGTTGATGTTTCCTCTCTATAGGGAGTTGTTGCAGCAACTTTCTCTACAATTGCTCTCAACTCTGGGTTCTCTACATCATCATAGAGAGAATTATAACTACTTGGATTGGCTTTGTTGCCATACGTAGATGGTTTAACAAAATCCAAATACTCTTTTTCCATCAGCTCCTTTTGCTCAGGAGCCAAGACTGCATCTTTTGTTCTTGCCATAGCTTATGCTGTTTTATTTGTTAGTATAGTGGTCACGGTTTGCACCATTGACCGATTGTCGGGTGCAAAGTAAGTTTACTGAGTGCAGCCATGCAACTGATTGGGTGTAACATGGCAATTTAGTTGTGGCTTGCTTATTTGCATACCGAGATAGTTGTGAGAACTTCAACGTATTTCTCAACTCATCATTGTTCATGCATTCGTTGCAGCCGTGCAAGTTTTTCTTGTTGTTTTTGGCGTTGAAGTCGGCAAACCCCGGCAACATACTGCCACAGAAATTGAAAACGCTTGTTTTTAGATTGCCGTGCCTTATCTTTGCACTCACAAACGTGGAGCACAGCATATGCGTGGAGCTTTGCGACATATAACATAGTATTAACTTAGAAAAAAGAAAAGTATGGGATTCATCGTATTCGAGGAAGAGGCATTCAACTATCTTGATGCCCAGTTGGAGAACTTCGTGAAGCGCATGGACAGAATCCGTGAGCGCAGTGAGGACAAGACCATGAACAAGTGGCTCGACACGCAGGACGTGTGTCAGACGCTCAACATCTGCCCACGGACAGTGCAGACGCTTCGGGACAACGGAACTTTGGCTTATACGCAAATCAGCCACAAGACCTACTACAAGCCGGAGGACGTGATGGCTATCGTAGCAGTAGTGGAGGACAGGAAAAA includes these proteins:
- a CDS encoding relaxase/mobilization nuclease domain-containing protein, with protein sequence MIGKLKKGASFGGCVRYVTGKDEAKILASDGVLLGTNAEIVQSFELQRQLNPRIKKTVGHIALSFKPEDKPRLTDEFMAKIALEYMQMMGIKDTQFIIVRHHNTDNPHCHIVYNRINNEGKLISDRNDYRRNEQVTKAFKSKYGLTYGTDKSKTSTRKLRNAERAKYEIHNVVKDVLKTAGSWQKFKNELAKRGVLLEFVYKDKEQTKVQGIRFCKDGYSFKGTQISREYSFVKLDARLGTEYNRVSPRVESMQGGQPSCHQVEQTQPTAEHTQDPWSGISSIGLFAPSNAQTYEPFPEDESAKKKKRKRRKGFSL
- a CDS encoding MobC family plasmid mobilization relaxosome protein, producing MTSIQKQNSKKGGRPPTGRVRKLSKSVTVKFSKPSYEALRLRARKANRKLAEYIRESALNGVVVSGHNAETVAIAKNLIGMANNLNQLTKLSHQRGFQETHVYVVDLLKRLKTVLVEYRQGNSKPNPSGMNRREDTP
- a CDS encoding DUF3408 domain-containing protein codes for the protein MARTKDAVLAPEQKELMEKEYLDFVKPSTYGNKANPSSYNSLYDDVENPELRAIVEKVAATTPYREETSTNEAQSPPNPQKRISGKQRKATLEEYQQTFLQVPRIDDRKPVFVSSDVRDRLDRVVRILGGRRMSVSGIIENIVRHHLSLYEEDFEAWRKL
- a CDS encoding helix-turn-helix domain-containing protein; its protein translation is MGFIVFEEEAFNYLDAQLENFVKRMDRIRERSEDKTMNKWLDTQDVCQTLNICPRTVQTLRDNGTLAYTQISHKTYYKPEDVMAIVAVVEDRKKDMRFRKRTG